The Anaerolineae bacterium genome has a segment encoding these proteins:
- a CDS encoding ATP-binding cassette domain-containing protein, protein MLLLVGVQLLIPWVIKVMVGAITDPSGGQKQRLSIARAVLKDAPILILDEATSSVDTETELLIQQALERLMVGKTTVVIAHRLSTIRNADLIVVLQGNGIAEKGTHNQLLARRGLYWHLSRVQRQIHSRQPGQQRERYPNMAGQFG, encoded by the coding sequence GTGCAACTGCTGATCCCCTGGGTCATCAAGGTGATGGTGGGCGCCATTACCGACCCGTCGGGCGGGCAAAAGCAGCGTTTATCCATTGCCCGGGCCGTGTTAAAAGATGCCCCTATCCTGATTTTGGATGAAGCCACCTCGTCGGTGGATACCGAAACCGAGCTATTAATCCAGCAGGCTCTGGAACGCCTGATGGTGGGCAAAACAACTGTGGTGATTGCCCATCGCCTGTCAACCATCCGCAATGCCGATTTAATTGTGGTGTTACAGGGGAACGGTATTGCCGAAAAAGGCACGCATAACCAACTGCTGGCCCGGCGCGGCCTTTATTGGCATCTCAGCCGGGTGCAGCGCCAGATTCACTCCCGGCAGCCGGGCCAGCAAAGAGAGCGCTATCCCAACATGGCCGGCCAGTTTGGCTGA
- a CDS encoding TIGR02206 family membrane protein, protein MDQFFVKDYTGAPFDLFGPAHLIALAVVGMVSAALLYTGPRFPQTWRPFFRYGLAFILLLNEAAWHAWNGLTGQWTIQTMLPLHLCSVFVFISAALLMTKNYRMYEFVYLLGIAGATQALLTPDAGPYGFPHFRFFQIFISHGAIVISAIYMTSVETYRPTGKSLWRVALWGNVYLLGVGLVNALIGSNYLFIARKPPTASLLDVLPPWPWYILWMEVLGLLVVLLLYLPFAIWDWRKTKKTQPNWPAMLG, encoded by the coding sequence ATGGACCAATTTTTTGTTAAAGATTATACCGGCGCTCCCTTTGACTTATTTGGCCCGGCGCACTTAATAGCCCTGGCCGTGGTGGGGATGGTCAGCGCGGCGCTGCTTTACACCGGCCCCCGGTTCCCACAAACCTGGCGGCCATTCTTTAGATATGGGCTGGCCTTTATTTTGTTGCTTAACGAAGCCGCCTGGCACGCATGGAACGGGTTAACGGGCCAATGGACCATTCAAACCATGCTGCCTTTACATTTGTGCAGCGTATTTGTTTTTATTAGCGCGGCGTTGTTGATGACCAAAAACTACCGGATGTATGAATTTGTGTACCTTTTGGGCATTGCCGGGGCAACCCAGGCCCTGTTAACGCCGGATGCCGGCCCGTATGGTTTCCCTCACTTTCGGTTTTTTCAAATATTCATTTCACACGGGGCCATTGTGATTTCGGCCATTTATATGACCAGTGTAGAAACTTACCGGCCTACCGGCAAATCGTTGTGGCGGGTGGCCCTGTGGGGCAATGTCTATTTGTTAGGCGTTGGCCTGGTCAATGCCCTCATTGGCAGTAATTATCTTTTTATTGCCCGCAAACCCCCCACCGCCAGTTTGTTGGATGTTCTGCCGCCCTGGCCCTGGTATATTTTATGGATGGAGGTGTTAGGCTTGCTGGTGGTGTTATTGCTTTATCTGCCCTTTGCCATTTGGGATTGGCGCAAAACAAAAAAAACTCAGCCAAACTGGCCGGCCATGTTGGGATAG